A part of Deltaproteobacteria bacterium genomic DNA contains:
- a CDS encoding acyltransferase: MRVAFMQTSPFFGDIASNVEKAVKRIERLDAELIVLPELFSTGYQFRSKKELLDLAEEVPGGYAVRRLADAAKSKGAYIVAGLAEREGRKAYNSAVLVGPRGHIGTYRKAHLFWDEKKIFTKGDTPFTVYKAGKARIGMMVCFDWVFPEAARTLALMGADIICHPSNLVLPYCPEAMITRSIENRVFTVTANRVGVEERVKGKSLRFIGSSQVTSPFGEVLARAGGRKEEAGVVEINPFEARRKRITPVNDIFGDRRKDLFRL, from the coding sequence ATGAGAGTAGCTTTCATGCAGACGTCCCCGTTTTTCGGCGATATCGCCTCGAACGTCGAAAAGGCGGTAAAGAGGATTGAACGCCTCGACGCGGAGCTTATCGTACTCCCGGAGCTCTTCTCGACCGGATACCAGTTCAGGTCCAAAAAGGAGCTCCTGGACCTCGCGGAAGAGGTGCCGGGAGGGTACGCCGTAAGAAGGCTTGCCGATGCCGCTAAATCCAAAGGGGCCTACATAGTCGCCGGCCTTGCCGAGAGGGAAGGCAGAAAGGCGTACAACTCGGCGGTGCTAGTGGGGCCCAGGGGACATATCGGGACATACCGGAAAGCGCACCTCTTCTGGGACGAAAAGAAGATATTCACGAAGGGCGATACCCCTTTCACGGTTTATAAAGCCGGAAAGGCCAGGATCGGGATGATGGTCTGCTTCGACTGGGTCTTTCCCGAGGCCGCTAGGACGCTCGCCCTCATGGGGGCGGACATAATCTGCCACCCTTCGAACCTGGTGCTGCCGTACTGCCCTGAGGCCATGATAACCCGTTCAATAGAGAACAGGGTCTTTACCGTAACCGCCAACAGGGTCGGAGTCGAGGAGCGGGTCAAGGGGAAAAGCCTCCGCTTCATAGGGTCGAGCCAGGTTACATCCCCTTTTGGCGAGGTGCTCGCAAGGGCGGGAGGCCGGAAAGAGGAGGCTGGTGTCGTGGAAATAAATCCCTTTGAAGCCCGGCGGAAGCGGATAACCCCGGTAAACGACATCTTCGGCGATAGGAGGAAAGACCTCTTCAGGCTCTAG
- the gatC gene encoding Asp-tRNA(Asn)/Glu-tRNA(Gln) amidotransferase subunit GatC, which yields MSITEKDVLHVAELARLALTEKEKELYTVQLKRILGYVEKLSELDTKGVEPTTHTVPPRTVFREDRVLPSLPREEALRNAPSSERGCFKVPQIIE from the coding sequence ATGTCCATAACCGAAAAAGACGTGCTGCACGTGGCCGAGCTTGCGCGGCTCGCGCTCACCGAGAAAGAGAAGGAGCTTTACACAGTGCAGCTCAAGCGCATCCTGGGCTACGTAGAGAAGCTCTCCGAGCTCGATACCAAAGGCGTCGAGCCCACCACCCACACCGTGCCCCCCAGGACCGTATTCAGGGAGGACCGGGTGCTCCCGTCGCTTCCGAGAGAAGAGGCGTTGAGGAACGCGCCCTCATCCGAAAGGGGCTGCTTCAAGGTCCCTCAAATTATCGAATGA
- the gatA gene encoding Asp-tRNA(Asn)/Glu-tRNA(Gln) amidotransferase subunit GatA translates to MDITSLDIRALSEKLGKKELSSTEATRAYLERIEKVEGRVSAFVTVTPEEALKAASEADSRISKGEDVTPLTGVPIAVKDIFCTRGVRTTCSSRILENFAPPYDAAVVKRLKGAGAVILGKNNMDEFAMGSSTENSAFKKTLNPWALDRVPGGSSGGSAAAVAASECAASIGTDTGGSIRQPASCCGVVGLKPTYGRVSRFGMIAFASSLDQAGPLTRSVEDAAIMLNAIAGHDQLDSTSIDAPVPDYTASLKSGIKGLRVGIPREYFIEGMDPDVEDSVRKALETIKALGAELVEISLPHTEYAVAVYYLVATAEASSNLARYDGVKYGLRVDEPGSLLDMYKRTRDEGFGPEVKRRIMLGTYSLSAGYYDAYYKKASQVRTLIKDDFEKAFSSCDIIATPTAPTAAFRIGEKLEDPLTMYLSDIFTISCNLAGIPGISLPCGFTKEGLPVGLQLLGRYLDEETVLRAAWSYENATEWKKRRPEL, encoded by the coding sequence TTGGATATAACCTCATTGGATATACGCGCACTTTCGGAGAAACTCGGCAAAAAGGAGCTTTCCTCTACTGAAGCGACCCGGGCGTATCTCGAAAGGATTGAAAAAGTCGAGGGGCGGGTCTCCGCATTCGTTACCGTTACGCCTGAAGAGGCGCTCAAGGCCGCATCCGAGGCCGACTCGCGCATCTCCAAGGGCGAGGACGTCACCCCGCTAACCGGCGTCCCCATAGCCGTAAAGGACATATTCTGCACCAGGGGCGTCAGGACGACCTGCTCATCGAGGATACTCGAAAACTTCGCACCGCCCTATGACGCGGCCGTAGTAAAAAGGCTCAAGGGCGCGGGCGCCGTGATACTCGGGAAGAACAACATGGACGAGTTCGCCATGGGCTCCTCGACCGAGAACTCGGCCTTCAAGAAGACCCTCAACCCCTGGGCCCTGGACCGCGTGCCCGGCGGAAGCTCGGGCGGCTCCGCAGCGGCGGTCGCCGCCTCCGAGTGCGCGGCCTCGATCGGCACCGATACCGGCGGCTCGATAAGGCAGCCCGCGTCGTGCTGCGGCGTCGTGGGCTTGAAGCCCACTTACGGGAGGGTATCGAGGTTCGGCATGATAGCCTTCGCCTCGTCCCTCGACCAGGCCGGGCCGCTTACGAGGAGCGTTGAGGACGCGGCCATCATGCTCAATGCGATAGCGGGCCACGACCAGCTCGATTCTACGTCGATAGACGCGCCGGTGCCCGATTATACCGCGAGCCTCAAATCCGGCATAAAGGGGCTCAGGGTGGGCATACCGAGGGAATATTTCATCGAGGGCATGGACCCTGATGTCGAGGATTCGGTCAGGAAGGCGCTCGAAACAATCAAGGCGCTCGGGGCCGAGCTCGTGGAGATAAGCCTCCCTCACACTGAGTACGCGGTGGCGGTCTATTATCTCGTCGCTACCGCAGAGGCGTCAAGCAACCTCGCTCGCTATGACGGCGTGAAGTACGGCCTTCGGGTGGACGAGCCCGGCAGCCTCCTTGACATGTACAAGAGGACCAGGGACGAGGGCTTCGGCCCTGAGGTCAAGAGGAGGATAATGCTCGGCACCTACTCCCTTTCGGCCGGGTATTATGACGCTTATTACAAAAAGGCCTCTCAGGTGAGGACGCTCATAAAGGACGATTTCGAAAAGGCCTTCTCATCCTGCGACATCATCGCCACCCCGACTGCGCCCACCGCGGCCTTCAGGATAGGCGAGAAGCTCGAAGACCCTCTTACAATGTACCTTTCCGACATATTCACCATCTCGTGCAACCTCGCCGGAATCCCGGGCATATCCCTCCCGTGCGGGTTCACGAAAGAGGGACTTCCTGTTGGGCTTCAGCTCCTCGGAAGATACCTTGACGAGGAGACCGTCCTCAGGGCGGCATGGTCGTATGAGAACGCGACGGAGTGGAAGAAGAGAAGGCCTGAACTGTAA
- the gatB gene encoding Asp-tRNA(Asn)/Glu-tRNA(Gln) amidotransferase subunit GatB, whose product MKYETVIGLEVHAQLLTDSKLFCGCSTKFGAEPNTQVDPICLGLPGVLPVLNRKAVEYAVKMALATNCKVNNRSVFARKNYFYPDLPKGYQISQYTEPLAEHGWLDIDLDGGRKRIGITRIHMEEDAGKLLHGEGPEDEAYSFVDLNRTGVPLIEIVSEPDMRASDEAQAYLKALRDILVYLEICSGNMEEGSFRCDANVSIRPAGSSKLGTKAELKNMNSFKFVKEAIDYEIARQIDLVESGGKVVQETRLFDSAKGVTVSMRSKEEAHDYRYFPEPDLLPLIVQDAMVEEMRSILPELPQAKRERFVSEYGIPAYDAGVLTSSKDLAAYYEEAVKETNEPKASSNWIMGELLRLLKEDNRDVRDRPVSPKGLARVMGMVKAGEISGKIAKEVFEEMYRSGKTPEEIVKSKGLTQISGEDELARIVDGIIAANPENVERYRSGKTALFGFFVGEAMKATRGKANPQVINKLLKEKLGI is encoded by the coding sequence ATGAAATACGAAACTGTAATAGGGCTTGAAGTCCACGCCCAGCTACTGACAGATTCCAAGCTCTTTTGCGGCTGCTCGACTAAGTTCGGAGCTGAGCCGAATACGCAGGTCGACCCCATATGCCTGGGGCTTCCCGGCGTGCTGCCGGTCCTCAACAGGAAGGCCGTCGAGTACGCGGTGAAGATGGCCCTTGCGACCAACTGCAAGGTGAATAACCGGAGCGTCTTCGCCCGGAAGAACTACTTTTACCCCGACCTCCCGAAGGGCTACCAGATATCGCAGTACACGGAGCCTCTTGCCGAGCACGGCTGGCTCGATATCGACCTCGACGGCGGAAGGAAGCGGATAGGCATAACCCGCATCCACATGGAGGAGGACGCCGGGAAGCTCCTGCACGGCGAGGGGCCGGAGGACGAGGCATATAGCTTCGTGGACCTTAACCGCACGGGCGTGCCGCTTATAGAGATAGTGAGCGAGCCGGACATGCGCGCCTCGGATGAAGCGCAGGCCTATCTCAAGGCCCTCCGTGACATACTCGTCTATCTCGAGATATGCAGCGGCAACATGGAGGAAGGGAGCTTCCGCTGCGACGCGAACGTCTCCATCCGCCCCGCGGGCTCATCCAAGCTCGGCACAAAGGCTGAGCTTAAGAACATGAACTCCTTCAAGTTCGTGAAGGAGGCGATAGACTACGAGATCGCGCGCCAGATAGACCTGGTGGAGTCCGGCGGCAAGGTCGTCCAGGAGACGCGCCTTTTCGATTCGGCAAAGGGCGTGACCGTCTCCATGCGCTCGAAGGAAGAGGCTCACGACTACAGGTATTTCCCCGAACCAGATCTCCTCCCCCTCATAGTCCAGGATGCCATGGTCGAGGAGATGCGTTCCATATTGCCGGAGCTGCCGCAGGCCAAGAGGGAGCGTTTCGTCTCCGAATACGGCATTCCGGCCTATGACGCGGGCGTCCTCACTTCCTCAAAAGACCTCGCCGCCTATTACGAAGAAGCAGTGAAGGAGACGAACGAGCCCAAGGCCTCCTCGAACTGGATAATGGGAGAGCTACTCCGGCTCTTGAAAGAAGACAACCGCGACGTAAGGGATCGCCCGGTAAGCCCAAAGGGCCTCGCGAGGGTCATGGGCATGGTCAAGGCCGGCGAGATAAGCGGGAAGATAGCAAAAGAGGTCTTCGAGGAGATGTACAGGTCCGGGAAGACCCCGGAGGAGATAGTCAAGTCAAAGGGACTTACGCAGATATCCGGCGAAGATGAGCTCGCCAGGATAGTCGACGGGATAATCGCGGCAAACCCGGAGAACGTCGAGCGCTACAGGTCCGGAAAGACCGCCCTCTTCGGCTTTTTCGTAGGCGAGGCCATGAAGGCCACCCGCGGCAAAGCCAACCCGCAGGTCATAAACAAGCTCCTTAAAGAGAAGCTCGGCATCTGA
- a CDS encoding outer membrane beta-barrel protein yields MKRILSSLILAAAVLGISADSRAENYIQAYLGAAIPHKADVEGGGQAGRMEFEAGPSVGIKGGWFRDPSSIFGLQVDLNAHFPDTDELGAGGVRAAMDADVRVLSASVNVIARYTEPALRPYAGFGVGWYFGRISNGTLATPVFGVSNTFSGDSDHTFGWHLLAGVDFPVITNFSIFGEYKYARADFSFGGDLNFDLDYEASQIYGGVSYSF; encoded by the coding sequence GTGAAAAGGATACTATCTTCTCTTATTCTGGCCGCGGCAGTATTGGGGATTTCGGCTGATTCCAGGGCTGAGAACTACATCCAGGCCTACCTGGGAGCCGCGATCCCGCACAAGGCTGACGTTGAGGGCGGCGGGCAGGCGGGCAGGATGGAATTCGAGGCAGGCCCGTCGGTCGGGATAAAAGGCGGGTGGTTCCGCGACCCGAGCTCCATCTTCGGGCTCCAAGTCGACCTTAATGCCCACTTCCCGGATACAGACGAGCTGGGCGCCGGCGGCGTCCGGGCGGCAATGGATGCGGACGTAAGGGTCCTTTCCGCCTCGGTTAACGTGATAGCGCGCTACACCGAGCCGGCCCTCCGTCCCTATGCAGGGTTCGGCGTCGGCTGGTATTTCGGGAGGATCTCGAACGGGACCCTTGCGACCCCCGTCTTCGGCGTCTCAAATACCTTTTCAGGGGATTCCGACCACACCTTCGGATGGCATCTCCTGGCGGGCGTTGATTTCCCGGTCATCACCAATTTTTCGATATTCGGGGAATACAAGTACGCCAGGGCCGACTTCTCATTCGGAGGCGACCTCAATTTCGACCTCGATTACGAGGCGAGCCAGATTTACGGCGGCGTCTCTTACAGCTTCTGA
- a CDS encoding NUDIX hydrolase: MPEYRNPLPTVDVIIETGGGIVLIERKNPPEGWALPGGFVDYGESLEDAAIREAREETSLEITLKCQLHAYSDPARDPRKHTLSVVFVAEGTGTLEARDDAKGAGVFTEKSFPGPLAFDHARIIADYFRWKKEGWKVFEY; this comes from the coding sequence ATGCCGGAGTACAGGAACCCGCTCCCGACGGTCGACGTAATAATCGAGACCGGGGGCGGCATCGTGCTTATCGAGAGGAAAAACCCTCCGGAGGGGTGGGCCCTTCCCGGAGGATTCGTGGACTATGGGGAATCTCTCGAGGACGCGGCAATTAGGGAAGCCAGGGAGGAGACCTCGCTCGAAATTACTTTGAAATGCCAGCTCCACGCATACTCTGACCCGGCCAGGGACCCTCGGAAGCATACGCTCTCGGTGGTTTTCGTGGCCGAAGGCACGGGGACGCTGGAAGCCCGCGACGACGCAAAGGGAGCGGGCGTATTTACCGAGAAAAGTTTCCCCGGCCCGCTTGCATTCGACCACGCAAGGATAATCGCGGACTACTTCAGGTGGAAAAAAGAGGGGTGGAAGGTCTTCGAGTATTAA
- the galT gene encoding galactose-1-phosphate uridylyltransferase, with protein MPELRFNVVTREWVIIATERAKRPKDFSNNKETRLRPERLPTCPFCPGNEHKTPAERFRVPEGDGWKIRVVANKFPALNPEGEKKRLGNGLRTAVTGVGVHEVIIETPVHNLHTGLQDVGNIEELIRVYMARFVEANRDPRVEHAIIFKNHGEGAGTSLDHPHSQLIATPVVPVQFRDRVQAALHFFDDTGECLICSVLKKDLQDGTRTIYDTPHFLTFIPYAALSPFHTWIFPKRHSASFSSLTGEEASDLAAHLKNILSRFHYGLSDPDYNYVIRSSRPKDTGNEYCHWYLSLVPRLYTAAGFEMGSGMFINTSLPERNAEYLRSIRPE; from the coding sequence ATGCCGGAGCTGAGATTCAATGTCGTCACCAGGGAATGGGTGATCATCGCCACCGAGCGCGCCAAGCGCCCCAAGGACTTCAGCAACAATAAGGAGACCCGCTTAAGGCCTGAGCGCCTGCCGACCTGCCCTTTCTGCCCCGGAAACGAGCACAAGACGCCAGCCGAGCGGTTCAGGGTCCCTGAAGGGGACGGCTGGAAAATACGCGTGGTCGCGAACAAGTTCCCGGCCCTTAATCCTGAAGGCGAGAAAAAGCGGCTCGGGAACGGCCTCCGGACCGCGGTCACCGGAGTCGGAGTCCACGAGGTCATAATCGAAACTCCCGTGCATAACCTCCATACGGGCCTGCAGGACGTCGGCAATATAGAGGAGCTCATAAGGGTATACATGGCCCGCTTCGTGGAGGCGAACAGGGACCCCAGGGTAGAGCACGCCATCATATTCAAGAATCACGGAGAGGGGGCAGGCACGTCCCTCGACCATCCCCATTCGCAGCTCATAGCCACCCCGGTCGTCCCGGTCCAGTTCAGGGACAGGGTCCAGGCGGCGCTCCATTTTTTCGACGACACAGGCGAGTGCCTTATCTGCTCTGTCCTTAAAAAGGACCTGCAGGACGGGACAAGGACCATTTACGACACCCCGCATTTCCTGACGTTCATACCTTATGCGGCCCTCTCGCCCTTCCACACATGGATATTCCCCAAAAGGCATTCGGCCTCGTTCAGCTCGCTTACCGGTGAGGAGGCGAGTGACCTTGCCGCGCACCTTAAGAACATCCTATCCAGGTTCCATTACGGGCTTTCGGACCCGGACTATAATTATGTTATAAGGTCGTCGCGGCCCAAGGACACGGGAAACGAGTATTGCCACTGGTACCTGAGCCTGGTGCCGAGGCTCTATACCGCAGCCGGTTTCGAGATGGGAAGCGGCATGTTCATCAACACGAGCCTGCCGGAAAGAAACGCCGAGTACCTTAGGTCGATCAGGCCCGAATAG
- a CDS encoding ferritin family protein, translating into MFEHIEEKEAVKTAALIEVNGYMFYKLLAEKTANREAKAILKKLADDEKRHLKIIETKFFPEAGFRDQITEEEIEIEDYIEKEGRADMFTRRINVDELVRSLDDPRKALLLALETEKHSVRYFESLSAFSETEEGKRMYNELADEERSHVSQIEAMLADGSGH; encoded by the coding sequence ATGTTCGAGCATATCGAGGAAAAGGAAGCGGTAAAGACGGCGGCCCTGATAGAGGTAAACGGCTACATGTTCTACAAGCTCCTCGCCGAGAAGACCGCGAACAGGGAGGCGAAGGCGATATTAAAAAAGCTCGCCGATGACGAAAAGAGGCACCTGAAGATCATAGAGACGAAGTTCTTCCCGGAGGCCGGGTTCAGGGACCAGATAACGGAAGAGGAGATAGAGATAGAGGATTACATCGAGAAGGAGGGCAGGGCCGACATGTTCACCAGGCGCATAAACGTCGACGAGCTGGTGCGCTCGCTAGACGACCCCAGGAAAGCGCTCCTCCTGGCCCTTGAAACCGAAAAGCACTCGGTCCGCTATTTCGAGAGCCTCTCGGCCTTCTCAGAGACCGAGGAGGGAAAGCGCATGTACAACGAGCTCGCGGACGAGGAGAGGTCCCATGTGAGCCAGATAGAGGCCATGCTCGCCGACGGGTCCGGACATTAA
- a CDS encoding enoyl-ACP reductase, whose translation MGLLDGRKGVIFGVANDRSIAWAIAEALKREGMDLAFTYAGEALESRVRPLAESLGSKLILPCDVTDDGQIESVFQTIRNEWGGLDALVHSVAFAKKEELKGEFLTTSRDGFRLALDVSAFSLVALARASAPLMEGRPGSIVSLSYYGSEKVVANYNVMGVAKAALEASSRYLAADLGPRGIRVNTISAGPIKTLAAAGISGFKQILDVVEAKAPMKRNVTQADVAGTALYLISDLSSGVTGEIIHVDSGYSIMGI comes from the coding sequence ATGGGTTTGCTCGACGGCAGGAAAGGTGTAATCTTCGGGGTCGCGAACGACAGGAGCATAGCCTGGGCTATAGCCGAGGCCCTCAAAAGGGAGGGGATGGACCTGGCTTTTACGTATGCCGGGGAGGCGCTCGAGTCGAGGGTCAGGCCGCTCGCCGAATCGCTCGGCTCGAAGCTAATTCTCCCTTGCGACGTAACCGACGACGGGCAGATAGAGTCCGTATTCCAGACCATCCGTAACGAATGGGGCGGGCTTGACGCCCTGGTCCATTCGGTCGCATTCGCGAAAAAAGAGGAGCTCAAGGGCGAATTTCTCACCACGTCGAGGGACGGCTTCAGGCTCGCGCTCGACGTAAGCGCCTTCTCCCTCGTCGCGCTCGCCAGGGCCTCGGCCCCCCTCATGGAAGGCAGGCCCGGCTCCATCGTGAGCCTTAGCTACTACGGTAGCGAGAAAGTAGTCGCGAACTACAATGTCATGGGTGTGGCCAAAGCGGCGCTCGAGGCGAGCTCCCGCTACCTTGCCGCCGACCTCGGGCCGCGCGGCATAAGGGTGAACACCATATCCGCGGGCCCGATAAAGACCCTGGCCGCCGCAGGGATCTCGGGCTTCAAGCAGATACTCGACGTCGTCGAGGCCAAGGCCCCGATGAAGAGGAACGTAACGCAGGCGGACGTCGCCGGCACGGCCCTGTACCTTATCTCTGACCTGTCGAGCGGAGTGACCGGAGAGATAATCCACGTGGACTCGGGCTACAGCATAATGGGCATTTAG
- a CDS encoding endonuclease Q family protein: MRIIADLHIHSKYSRATSRDMALESVASWAKLKGIGLLGTGDFTHPAHFASIEEKLEPAGSGLFALKGKPGEDQVHFMLTAEVSNIFSQGGRTRKVHSLIFSPSIEAARKMNAAFKSLGNISSDGRPIFGFSAKDLAKLVFDASPEAMLVPAHAWTPWFSIFGSKSGFGSIEECFGEYSRHIHAIETGLSSDPEMNWRVSALDRIALISNSDAHSPSKLGREANVFDCPMDYFEIRDILLKKDKSRFLFTVEFFPEEGKYHSDGHRACGVRLKPAETKALSGICPSCGKPLTVGVLSRVEELADRPEGVRPENAIPARRLVPLEEILSEAMGVGVGSQKVQREYRRLTALAPEFSYLLDMEESEIREAAGDRVASAIMKVREGDISITPGFDGEFGRISIFGHEATEEKDAEHHPSLF; encoded by the coding sequence ATGCGCATCATAGCCGACCTGCACATACACAGCAAATATTCGAGGGCCACGAGCAGGGATATGGCCCTCGAATCCGTCGCGTCCTGGGCGAAGCTCAAGGGCATCGGCCTTTTGGGCACCGGCGACTTCACCCACCCGGCCCATTTCGCCTCGATAGAGGAGAAGCTCGAACCGGCCGGGAGCGGTCTTTTCGCGCTCAAGGGAAAGCCGGGCGAGGACCAGGTCCATTTCATGCTTACGGCGGAAGTATCCAATATCTTCTCGCAGGGCGGCCGGACCAGGAAGGTCCACAGCCTTATATTCTCGCCGAGCATTGAGGCGGCCAGGAAGATGAACGCCGCATTCAAGTCCCTGGGTAACATAAGCTCAGACGGCAGGCCGATTTTCGGCTTTTCGGCAAAGGACCTGGCGAAGCTCGTTTTCGACGCCTCGCCCGAGGCGATGCTCGTACCCGCGCACGCGTGGACGCCCTGGTTCTCCATCTTCGGCTCGAAATCAGGCTTCGGCTCCATCGAGGAATGCTTCGGAGAGTATTCAAGGCACATACACGCCATAGAGACAGGGCTATCCTCCGACCCGGAGATGAACTGGAGGGTCTCGGCCCTCGATCGTATAGCCCTCATATCCAACTCGGACGCCCACTCCCCCTCCAAGCTCGGCAGGGAGGCGAACGTCTTCGACTGCCCTATGGACTATTTTGAAATAAGAGATATCCTTTTAAAAAAGGACAAATCGAGGTTCCTCTTCACCGTGGAGTTCTTCCCGGAGGAAGGCAAGTACCATTCGGATGGCCATCGGGCCTGCGGCGTGAGGCTTAAGCCCGCCGAAACAAAGGCCCTTTCAGGCATCTGCCCGTCCTGCGGGAAGCCCCTCACGGTAGGGGTGCTATCCAGGGTCGAGGAGCTTGCCGATAGGCCGGAGGGAGTGCGGCCGGAGAACGCTATCCCGGCAAGGCGCCTCGTGCCCCTGGAGGAGATCCTTTCAGAGGCCATGGGAGTAGGGGTCGGGAGCCAGAAAGTACAGCGCGAATACAGGAGGCTTACGGCGCTGGCGCCCGAGTTCAGCTACCTTTTGGACATGGAAGAGAGCGAGATAAGGGAGGCCGCCGGAGACAGGGTCGCCTCCGCCATAATGAAAGTAAGGGAGGGCGATATTTCCATAACCCCCGGCTTCGATGGGGAGTTCGGGCGCATCAGCATCTTCGGCCACGAGGCCACGGAAGAGAAGGACGCGGAGCACCATCCGTCCCTCTTCTGA
- a CDS encoding carbonic anhydrase encodes MDRLYKGIRKFQQTFYKQEQDLFKKIGKGQSPDILFIACSDARVDPNLLTQSKPGDLFVIKNVGNMVPTNDGAAKKTCTAAAIEFALIKLQITDIVVCGHSDCGALNALWCDEKELASMDNLQEWIKTASGVKDYVLKHNNDPSYASKMEMTAKKHIIQQLENLKTYPLVARAMQEGKLRLHGWYYGIGSGIVHAYNEETGAYEKIECKCEEYGAPCSGEEECKDMP; translated from the coding sequence ATGGACAGGCTCTACAAAGGCATACGCAAGTTTCAGCAGACCTTCTACAAGCAGGAACAGGACCTCTTCAAGAAAATAGGGAAGGGGCAGTCCCCTGACATCCTCTTCATCGCATGCTCGGACGCGCGCGTGGACCCGAACCTCCTCACGCAAAGCAAGCCCGGCGACCTCTTCGTCATCAAGAACGTGGGGAACATGGTCCCCACGAATGACGGCGCCGCTAAAAAGACCTGCACCGCGGCCGCAATAGAGTTCGCACTCATAAAACTGCAGATAACCGATATAGTCGTATGCGGCCACTCGGACTGCGGCGCCTTGAACGCCCTCTGGTGCGACGAGAAAGAACTTGCCTCCATGGACAACCTGCAGGAATGGATAAAGACCGCATCCGGCGTGAAGGACTACGTCCTGAAGCACAATAACGACCCTTCGTACGCCTCGAAGATGGAGATGACGGCCAAGAAGCACATTATCCAGCAGCTCGAAAATCTCAAGACCTATCCGCTCGTTGCCCGGGCCATGCAGGAAGGTAAATTAAGGCTCCACGGCTGGTACTATGGGATAGGCTCCGGGATCGTCCACGCCTATAACGAAGAGACCGGGGCCTACGAGAAGATCGAATGCAAGTGCGAGGAATACGGCGCGCCGTGCTCCGGCGAGGAGGAATGCAAGGATATGCCCTGA
- a CDS encoding universal stress protein — MYRNILVCLDNSDHSNAGADLAIALARSWDARLTGCHVYAARLHNSRFIEMEDGLPEAYRKEDDLKKTREVHDTLITRGLEIISDSYMAVFQARARCSGIDAGGVSREGKNFEEIVREADETGYDLVVMGLMGLGRTGTSRIGSVAERVVRRVRKDVLVSQERFETGRGIIAAVDGSPASFGGLLTALELSDVFGFEVEAVSAFDPMFHQAAFRSIAGVLTEEAGRLFRFREQERLHDEIIDKGLARIYRGHLETAERLAASKGKKIKTTLLSGKASDEIIKYARNASPFLLVLGRTGAHAVEGLDIGSTAENCLREVPCHVLVSAREFAPAPAAPKTAPAWTEDALEILSRIPKFASGIVKGMVEDAARKEGVAEITPEFMRRVRKNIEG, encoded by the coding sequence ATGTACCGTAATATACTCGTCTGCCTTGATAATTCCGACCACTCCAATGCCGGGGCCGACCTCGCTATCGCGCTTGCGCGCTCATGGGATGCCCGCCTTACCGGATGCCACGTTTACGCGGCAAGGCTCCACAACTCCCGCTTTATCGAGATGGAAGACGGGCTGCCTGAGGCCTACCGGAAGGAGGACGACCTCAAGAAGACCCGCGAGGTCCATGATACCCTCATAACCAGGGGCCTCGAGATAATATCCGATTCGTACATGGCAGTCTTCCAGGCCAGGGCAAGATGCTCCGGGATTGATGCCGGAGGCGTAAGCAGGGAAGGAAAAAACTTCGAGGAAATTGTCAGGGAAGCCGACGAAACCGGCTACGACCTCGTGGTCATGGGACTTATGGGCCTCGGGAGGACCGGCACGAGCAGGATCGGGAGCGTTGCCGAGAGGGTCGTCCGGAGGGTCCGGAAAGACGTCCTCGTCTCGCAGGAACGCTTCGAGACGGGCCGGGGCATAATAGCAGCCGTAGACGGAAGTCCGGCCTCTTTCGGCGGTCTCCTTACCGCCCTCGAACTCTCCGATGTATTCGGCTTCGAGGTGGAGGCAGTAAGCGCTTTCGACCCCATGTTCCACCAGGCGGCGTTCCGTTCAATAGCAGGCGTCCTTACCGAAGAGGCCGGGCGGCTCTTCAGGTTCAGGGAGCAGGAAAGGCTCCATGACGAGATAATAGACAAGGGCCTGGCCCGTATCTACAGGGGCCACCTCGAGACCGCCGAAAGGCTGGCCGCCTCAAAAGGAAAAAAAATAAAAACGACACTCCTTTCCGGGAAGGCCTCGGACGAAATAATCAAATACGCGCGGAACGCAAGCCCATTCCTCCTCGTACTGGGGAGGACCGGCGCGCACGCAGTCGAAGGGCTGGACATAGGCTCGACTGCCGAGAACTGCCTGAGGGAAGTCCCCTGCCACGTGCTCGTCTCGGCGAGAGAGTTCGCGCCCGCGCCCGCAGCCCCGAAAACCGCCCCGGCCTGGACTGAAGACGCCCTCGAAATACTTTCCCGCATACCCAAATTCGCAAGCGGCATCGTGAAGGGCATGGTCGAGGACGCTGCGCGGAAAGAGGGTGTGGCGGAGATAACTCCTGAATTCATGCGCAGGGTGAGAAAGAATATCGAAGGATGA